A genomic region of Anaerolineales bacterium contains the following coding sequences:
- a CDS encoding glycosyltransferase family 39 protein → MSLSPNRRPKGLDIVLLALLLGGSLLQLGQLASRYSTRVSEIYHAIGQHGLWRSANFTFGQRTANFYAFLNEHVAPEASIVVPVRVQSPLPLMQQAYVEFFIQPRQLIYCEDRPAECVAQYAAVPDAAVLLVDWPALPADAAGSARLEKFDDEWALLLPVDGAPGQAWPGYSSIGEIVRSSLPALLFLAALITPASLLARRSLPHASAWLHAALGSGGAVAWLTLSLCIALLLGLPLTAGLLWSLVAAAWGVWLLVAWRLPAAAHAHTAPSRHAWLLPALLALPLGLAWVLALGNGFTETDELILWGAKGVGISVLGLSEGASLRGTLTTWYPLNVPLVVSSMLTLFGERLPASKLVFPLFLAGSAAVVYAYLRQHTQAWAAALGALLLVTTPTIFYMGTLAHANVPIMFYILAAVVLYELAYTAEPALRLRYWGWASLAVVCAAWTRPEGLHLAWALTLMALVLYCREVRRARAQIAISLGSLLAYTLFWQWASPQIYSHAGFTDSAFATAFAQILRGDLNLYELGYIASSLVRKLLYLPEWGVLGLVMLAGLLVWAVRHPAGPRRVLWLGLALLLAVTGGFWLNTYTFYEGMDLSVWVNSSYIRLVLPGVAVLWLFLFNLLAHILWPKDTDE, encoded by the coding sequence ATGAGCCTATCGCCAAACCGCAGGCCCAAAGGATTGGATATCGTGTTGCTGGCGCTACTGCTCGGCGGTAGTTTGCTGCAACTGGGCCAATTGGCCAGCCGTTACAGCACGCGGGTCAGCGAGATCTATCACGCTATCGGCCAACACGGGTTGTGGCGCAGCGCCAACTTTACCTTTGGCCAGCGCACGGCCAATTTTTACGCCTTCTTGAACGAACACGTAGCGCCAGAGGCAAGCATTGTGGTGCCGGTGCGCGTGCAGAGCCCGCTGCCCTTGATGCAGCAGGCCTATGTGGAATTTTTCATCCAGCCGCGCCAGCTGATCTATTGTGAAGATCGCCCAGCGGAGTGCGTGGCGCAGTATGCCGCCGTGCCGGATGCGGCCGTGCTGTTGGTGGATTGGCCGGCACTGCCTGCGGATGCCGCCGGGAGCGCGCGGCTCGAAAAGTTTGATGACGAGTGGGCGCTGCTGCTACCGGTGGATGGCGCGCCTGGCCAGGCCTGGCCAGGCTACAGTTCCATCGGCGAGATCGTGCGCAGCAGCCTGCCAGCCCTGCTCTTCCTGGCGGCGCTGATCACGCCAGCCAGCTTGTTGGCGCGGCGCAGCCTGCCGCACGCCAGCGCCTGGCTACACGCCGCGCTGGGCAGCGGTGGGGCGGTTGCCTGGCTGACCTTGAGCCTGTGCATCGCCCTGTTATTGGGCCTGCCCCTCACGGCTGGCTTGCTGTGGAGCCTGGTAGCGGCAGCCTGGGGGGTCTGGCTGCTGGTGGCCTGGCGCCTACCGGCCGCGGCGCACGCGCACACCGCGCCTAGCCGCCATGCCTGGCTGCTGCCAGCCTTGCTGGCCTTGCCGCTGGGGCTGGCCTGGGTGCTGGCGCTGGGCAACGGCTTCACCGAAACAGACGAGCTGATCCTGTGGGGCGCTAAGGGGGTGGGCATCTCGGTGCTGGGGCTCAGTGAGGGAGCGAGTTTGCGCGGCACACTCACCACCTGGTATCCACTGAATGTGCCGCTGGTGGTGAGTAGTATGCTGACCCTGTTCGGGGAGCGTTTGCCGGCCAGCAAACTGGTCTTCCCGCTGTTTCTGGCGGGCAGCGCCGCGGTGGTATATGCCTACCTGCGCCAGCACACCCAGGCTTGGGCGGCCGCGCTGGGGGCGCTGCTGTTGGTGACCACGCCAACCATCTTTTACATGGGCACCCTGGCCCACGCCAACGTGCCGATCATGTTCTACATTCTCGCCGCGGTGGTGCTGTATGAGCTCGCCTACACTGCCGAGCCGGCGTTACGCCTGCGCTACTGGGGATGGGCCAGCCTGGCGGTGGTCTGCGCCGCCTGGACGCGCCCCGAAGGCCTGCATCTGGCCTGGGCGCTGACCCTGATGGCGCTGGTGCTGTATTGCCGCGAGGTGCGCCGCGCCCGGGCACAGATTGCGATCAGCCTGGGCAGTTTGCTGGCGTATACGCTGTTTTGGCAATGGGCCTCCCCGCAGATCTACTCGCACGCCGGGTTTACCGATTCGGCCTTTGCCACCGCCTTTGCGCAGATCCTGCGCGGGGATCTGAATCTGTACGAGCTGGGCTACATCGCCTCCTCACTGGTAAGGAAGCTGCTCTACCTGCCTGAGTGGGGAGTGCTGGGCCTGGTGATGCTGGCCGGGCTGCTGGTGTGGGCGGTGCGTCACCCGGCCGGGCCACGCCGCGTGCTGTGGCTGGGGCTGGCCCTGCTGTTGGCCGTGACTGGCGGCTTCTGGCTCAATACCTACACGTTCTACGAGGGGATGGATCTGAGTGTGTGGGTGAATTCAAGCTACATCCGCCTGGTGCTGCCCGGGGTGGCGGTGCTATGGCTGTTTCTGTTTAATTTATTGGCGCATATATTGTGGCCGAAGGATACTGACGAATGA